The uncultured Fretibacterium sp. sequence TGCGGGGCTTCAGGTCAACCTGATCAGGGACACGACCCCCATTCCTCACAACGGCTGCCGCCCGCCCAAAAGACGCAGGGTCTAAACGTCCTCCGTGCTTTTGGCAGCTTTGACGGCGAGAGCGTCTCATGGGTGTGTTGAAGCCCGGCCTTTCGGCGTCTGTGAAGAATAGGAGCATAAACAATGTCGGAAACCTTGGAAATCTTACGGCCCGTCCTTAAGCTGGAGGAGAACACCCCCACTTATGGGCGTCTGGCTTTGGAGCCTCTGGAACGGGGCTACGGCATGACGTTGGGCAACGCGCTGCGTCGGGTGCTGCTCTCCTCGATCCGAGGCGCCGCCATCACATCGGTCCGCATTGAGGGAGTACTGCACGAATTCAGCACCGTCCCGGGCGTGCGCGAGGATGTCATCGAGATCATGATGAACCTGAAGCATGTCCCCGTCCGTTCCAGGAGCAAAGAGGTGCGCGTCATTTCTGTGGAGCTCGAAAAAGCGGGACTCGTGACGGCCAGGGACATCCAGGTGGACAGCGAGGTCGATTTCGTCGATCCCGACGCGAAGATCTGCACGCTGGAGAAGGGGACGCGCCTTGCCATGGAGCTCTACGTCGAGCAGGGGACGGGCTATCTCTCCGCCGAGCGGCCCCGTCCCTCCTATCTCCCGGTGGACGCCCTGCTCACCGACGCCATCTTCTCCCCGGTCCTTCGCGTGAACTACCGGGTGGAGGCGGCGCGGGTCGGGCAGAGGACGGACTACGAGCGCCTGATCCTGGACGTCTGGACGAACGGTATCGTCACCCCGGACATGGCGGTCGGCGAGGCGGCGGAGATCGTCCGGACCTATTTCGGCAATGTCGTCTCGGCCCTCGAGCAGTGCCGCGAGGAGGGGCTCCAGACGGGGCCCAGTGACGAAAAGGGCAGGGGCGCCAAGATCGCCGATGGGGATGCCGAGCTCTTCGCGCGCCCGGTTCGGGACCTCGAGCTCTCGATCCGGAGCGAGAACTGCCTCCTGCGCGGCGGCATTCAGACGATTGGGGACCTCCTGCAGAAGTCGCGGGAGGACCTTCTGAAGATCCGCAACCTGGGGAAGATATCCCTGAACGAAATCTGGGAGAAATTGGAGAGCGCCGGCTTGAAGCTGCGCGAGAAGAAAGATATAAAAGCAACCAAGGAGGATTAAAGGCTATGAGACACCGTGTGGATCATAGAACGCTTGGCCGCTACGGCAGCCACAGAAGGGCGATGCTGGCCAACATGGCCGCCAGCCTGTTCCTGAACGGGCAGATTCAGACCACCGTCACCCGTGCCAAGGAGCTGCGCCGCGTCGCTGAGAAGCTGATCACCCGGGCCCGCGGCGGTTCCGTTCACGACATCCGCCTCGTGTTCTCCCGGATGCCTCACAAGGAGGCCGCGACGAAGCTGTTTCAGGAACTGGCCCCCCGCTATGCCTCTTTCGACAAGGGCGGGTACACGCGCATCGTCAAGCTGGGGAACCGCTCGGGCGACGGCGCGCCGATGGCCGTGATTCAGCTCATCGAGAGATAGCCCAGGGCTTTTCCAGTGCCTTGAGCTCTCCGAAAAACGCACCCCTCCTCTCCCTGCGCTCGGTCGTCTTTTCCTACGACGGGACGCGGCGGGTCCTGGACGGGATATCCTT is a genomic window containing:
- a CDS encoding DNA-directed RNA polymerase subunit alpha codes for the protein MSETLEILRPVLKLEENTPTYGRLALEPLERGYGMTLGNALRRVLLSSIRGAAITSVRIEGVLHEFSTVPGVREDVIEIMMNLKHVPVRSRSKEVRVISVELEKAGLVTARDIQVDSEVDFVDPDAKICTLEKGTRLAMELYVEQGTGYLSAERPRPSYLPVDALLTDAIFSPVLRVNYRVEAARVGQRTDYERLILDVWTNGIVTPDMAVGEAAEIVRTYFGNVVSALEQCREEGLQTGPSDEKGRGAKIADGDAELFARPVRDLELSIRSENCLLRGGIQTIGDLLQKSREDLLKIRNLGKISLNEIWEKLESAGLKLREKKDIKATKED
- the rplQ gene encoding 50S ribosomal protein L17 translates to MRHRVDHRTLGRYGSHRRAMLANMAASLFLNGQIQTTVTRAKELRRVAEKLITRARGGSVHDIRLVFSRMPHKEAATKLFQELAPRYASFDKGGYTRIVKLGNRSGDGAPMAVIQLIER